One window from the genome of Candidatus Poribacteria bacterium encodes:
- a CDS encoding ubiquitin-like protein UBact — protein sequence MTAKMIAQLERKQRDTKPIGPGDGDGDNEGPKRQKVSRPDTQELLKRMRRVDKDQSRRYRQRTGE from the coding sequence ATGACAGCCAAGATGATTGCTCAACTTGAACGTAAGCAAAGAGACACCAAACCCATCGGACCCGGTGACGGCGATGGCGATAACGAGGGACCCAAAAGACAGAAAGTCAGCCGGCCCGATACACAAGAACTGCTCAAGCGGATGCGCCGTGTGGACAAAGATCAGTCCAGACGGTACCGCCAAAGAACGGGAGAGTGA
- a CDS encoding proteasome accessory factor PafA2 family protein has protein sequence MERLFGIETEYGITLENEAHIDAVKQSIELIKSYRQEDFRPVWDYRGEDPFRDERGFRASALSNHPDEKEEEQRDRKRNIKERLSFAEIKSDHILTNGARLYNDHAHPEYSTPECRSLFDLVAHDKAGERILQRCAETRTEKLGKRVLLYKNNTDFHGHSYGCHDNYLMAREVPFETLKQGIMPFFITRQIFAGAGKLGIETEAGLATPGHYQLSQRSDFFHVEASVDTMHNRPIVNTRDEPHADASKYRRLHGIAGDANMSEYATALKVGTTALVIALIEQRMVPERLALVNPIDTIKTVSHDQTYRWIVMTAEGKSMSAIDHQREYLALAQKHLSKGEGASFLPETDWVLTEWEDTLNALEADPMSLTDRLDWVAKKWLLETFAEEEEVAWDDPWLQSLDLEYHNIALDEGLYYGIPMRRLVTDEQINAALHNPPADTRAYFRGRAVDRFSSAIKAIQWDSITFTVKGRTQEINLNALADAAIARQYNEALDQSPNVETLIEKLHL, from the coding sequence ATGGAAAGACTTTTTGGAATCGAAACTGAATACGGAATAACGCTCGAAAATGAAGCGCATATTGATGCCGTCAAGCAGTCTATTGAGCTAATAAAAAGTTACCGACAAGAAGATTTTCGACCCGTGTGGGATTACCGCGGTGAGGATCCGTTTCGAGATGAACGCGGCTTTCGGGCGAGCGCACTTTCCAATCATCCCGATGAGAAGGAAGAAGAACAGCGCGACCGAAAACGCAATATTAAAGAACGGCTCTCTTTTGCTGAAATCAAAAGTGATCATATTCTCACCAACGGGGCGCGACTCTACAACGACCACGCACATCCGGAGTACTCAACGCCTGAATGTAGGAGTCTCTTTGACCTCGTCGCACACGATAAAGCCGGCGAGCGCATCCTTCAACGGTGTGCCGAAACACGCACTGAGAAACTCGGAAAACGGGTGCTTTTATACAAAAATAATACCGATTTCCATGGGCATAGTTACGGGTGCCACGATAACTACCTCATGGCACGCGAAGTGCCTTTTGAAACGCTCAAGCAAGGTATCATGCCGTTCTTTATCACGCGCCAGATCTTCGCCGGGGCAGGAAAACTCGGCATTGAAACAGAAGCTGGACTCGCGACACCAGGGCACTATCAGTTATCTCAACGATCCGATTTCTTTCACGTGGAAGCGAGTGTCGATACGATGCATAATCGTCCTATCGTCAATACGCGAGATGAACCGCACGCCGATGCATCTAAATATCGTAGGCTGCACGGCATCGCGGGAGATGCGAATATGTCCGAATACGCAACGGCACTCAAGGTCGGCACGACAGCACTCGTGATTGCCTTGATTGAACAGCGGATGGTGCCGGAGAGGTTAGCACTCGTCAACCCGATTGATACCATCAAAACTGTATCGCATGACCAAACGTATCGTTGGATAGTAATGACGGCAGAAGGGAAATCAATGTCCGCTATCGACCATCAACGTGAGTATCTTGCCCTCGCGCAGAAACATCTCAGTAAGGGCGAGGGTGCCTCGTTCCTACCGGAAACGGACTGGGTGCTCACTGAGTGGGAGGATACCCTCAACGCGCTTGAGGCGGATCCAATGTCGCTCACCGATCGACTTGATTGGGTCGCGAAGAAATGGCTGCTGGAAACGTTTGCTGAGGAAGAGGAAGTCGCTTGGGATGACCCATGGCTCCAAAGTTTGGATTTAGAATATCACAATATCGCTCTCGATGAAGGGTTATACTATGGGATTCCGATGCGGCGCCTCGTCACAGACGAGCAAATTAATGCCGCACTCCATAATCCGCCTGCCGACACACGGGCATACTTCCGCGGACGCGCTGTAGATCGATTCAGCAGTGCCATAAAAGCGATCCAGTGGGATAGTATTACCTTCACTGTAAAGGGACGCACCCAAGAAATCAATCTGAATGCCCTCGCCGATGCGGCGATCGCACGTCAATATAACGAGGCACTCGATCAATCGCCAAACGTTGAGACGCTCATTGAAAAGTTGCATCTATAA